One window of Amaranthus tricolor cultivar Red isolate AtriRed21 chromosome 13, ASM2621246v1, whole genome shotgun sequence genomic DNA carries:
- the LOC130797849 gene encoding ATP-dependent Clp protease ATP-binding subunit ClpA homolog CD4B, chloroplastic: MAGALIQSTNIPASFAYQINGPCQRSAKSNKVVKMMASLQAPEFRMRSFSGLRGGNALDTLGSTSGCFYSKMRAVLSVRKGTASRGVVRAMFERFTEKAIKVIMLAQEEARRLGHNFVGTEQILLGLIGEGTGIAAKVLKSMGINLKDARVEVEKIIGRGSGFVAVEIPFTPRAKRVLELSLEEARQLGHNYIGSEHLLLGLLREGEGVAARVLENLGADPSNIRTQVIRMVGENTEAVGAGVGGGTTGNKMPTLEEYGTNLTKLAEEGKLDPVVGRQQQIERVTQILGRRTKNNPCLIGEPGVGKTAIAEGLAQRIANGDVPETIEGKKVITLDMGLLVAGTKYRGEFEERLKKLMEEIKQSDEIILFIDEVHTLIGAGAAEGAIDAANILKPALARGELQCIGATTLDEYRKHIEKDPALERRFQPVKVPEPTVDETIQILKGLRERYEIHHKLRYTDEALVAAAQLSYQYISDRFLPDKAIDLIDEAGSRVRLRHAQLPEEARELEKELRQLTKEKNEAVRGQDFEKAGELRDREMDLKAQITALVEKNKEMSKAETEAGDVGPIVTESDIQHIVSSWTGIPVEKVSTDESDRLLKMEETLHTRVIGQDEAVKAISRAIRRARVGLKNPNRPIASFIFSGPTGVGKSELAKALAAYYFGSEEAMIRLDMSEFMERHTVSKLIGSPPGYVGYTEGGQLTEAVRRRPYTVVLFDEIEKAHPDVFNMMLQILEDGRLTDSKGRTVDFKNTLLIMTSNVGSSVIEKGGRRIGFDLDYDEKDSSYNRIKSLVTEELKQYFRPEFLNRLDEMIVFRQLTKLEVKEIADIMLKEVFERLKNKEIELQVTERFRDRVVEEGYNPSYGARPLRRAIMRLLEDSMAEKMLAGEIKDGDSVIVDVDSDGNVIVLNGSSGAPPETLPEPISV, from the exons ATGGCTGGAGCATTGATTCAGTCCACCAACATCCCTGCTTCATTTGCTTATCAAATAAATGGGCCGTGTCAAAGGTCTGCCAAGAGCAATAAGGTTGTGAAGATGATGGCCAGCCTTCAAGCACCCGAATTTAGGATGCGAAGTTTCTCAGGGTTGCGTGGTGGAAATGCCCTGGATACTTTGGGATCTACCAGTGGATGTTTTTATTCCAAAATGAGGGCTGTGCTCTCTGTACGTAAAGGGACAGCCAGCAGGGGTGTAGTTAGAGCTATGTTTGAACGCTTTACTGAGAAAGCGATTAAAGTTATAATGCTTGCTCAAGAAGAGGCCAGACGACTGGGCCATAATTTTGTTGGTACGGAACAGATTTTACTGGGTCTTATTGGTGAAGGCACTGGAATTGCTGCTAAGGTTCTTAAATCCATGGGAATCAATTTGAAAGATGCCCGTGTAGAAGTCGAGAAGATTATTGGGAGGGGAAGCGGCTTTGTTGCTGTTGAAATCCCATTTACTCCTCGTGCCAAGCGTGTTTTAGAACTTTCATTGGAGGAAGCCCGTCAACTTG GCCATAACTACATTGGGTCTGAACACTTGCTTTTGGGTCTTCTTCGTGAGGGTGAGGGTGTAGCTGCTCGTGTTTTGGAAAACTTGGGTGCTGATCCTAGTAACATCCGTACACAG GTTATTCGTATGGTGGGTGAAAACACAGAAGCAGTGGGTGCTGGTGTTGGAGGGGGTACTACAGGGAATAAAATGCCAACCTTGGAGGAATATGGAACAAATCTGACAAAATTGGCAGAAGAG GGAAAGTTAGATCCTGTTGTTGGCCGGCAGCAGCAGATAGAGCGTGTTACCCAAATTCTGGGTAGGCGAACAAAAAATAACCCTTGTCTTATTGGCGAGCCTGGTGTTGGAAAAACAGCAATTGCAGAGGGCCTTGCTCAAAGAATAGCCAACGGTGATGTTCCAGAAACAATTGAAGGAAAGAAG GTTATTACTCTTGATATGGGTCTTTTGGTTGCGGGAACGAAATACCGTGGAGAATTTGAGGAAAGATTGAAGAAGTTAATGGAGGAAATTAAGCAGAGTGACgagattattttatttattgatgaaGTACATACTCTAATTGGGGCTGGAGCAGCAGAAGGTGCCATCGATGCTGCAAACATTTTAAAACCGGCTCTTGCTAGGGGTGAATTGCAG TGCATTGGTGCCACCACCCTTGATGAATACAGAAAACATATTGAGAAAGATCCAGCTCTTGAGAGAAGGTTTCAACCTGTCAAAGTGCCTGAGCCAACCGTAGATGAAACTATACAAATTTTGAAAGGGCTCCGTGAGCGTTATGAGATTCATCACAAACTTCGTTACACAGATGAAGCGCTTGTGGCTGCAGCTCAACTTTCTTACCAGTATATCAG CGATCGTTTCCTACCCGATAAAGCTATTGATCTTATTGATGAAGCTGGCTCCAGGGTTCGATTGCGCCATGCTCAG CTCCCTGAAGAAGCTAGAGAGCTTGAGAAAGAACTTAGGCAGCTCACAAAAGAGAAGAATGAAGCTGTTCGGGGCCAAGACTTTGAAAAG GCTGGTGAGTTGCGTGACAGAGAAATGGACCTTAAGGCTCAAATTACTGCTCTTGTAGAAAAGAACAAGGAAATGAGCAAGGCAGAAACAGAAGCTGGGGACGTCGGTCCTATAGTCACAGAATCAGACATTCAGCACATTGTGTCTTCCTGGACTGGTATTCCAGTTGAGAAAGTGTCTACCGATGAATCTGACCGTCTGCTTAAAATGGAGGAAACTCTTCATACTAGAGTTATTGGACAAGATGAAGCTGTTAAAGCCATTAGTCGTGCCATCCGTAGAGCTCGTGTAGGTCTTAAGAATCCCAACCGTCCAATTGCTAGCTTCATTTTCTCGGGTCCTACTGGTGTTGGAAAGTCAGAACTTGCAAAAGCTCTGGCTGCTTACTACTTCGGGTCTGAAGAAGCCATGATACGGCTTGATATGAGTGAGTTCATGGAAAGGCACACTGTATCTAAGCTTATTGGTTCACCCCCAGGTTACGTGGGGTACACTGAGGGTGGCCAGCTTACCGAGGCAGTTAGACGTCGCCCTTACACAGTGGTGCTTTTTGACGAAATTGAGAAAGCTCATCCCGATGTCTTCAACATGATGCTTCAAATTCTCGAAGATGGAAGGTTGACCGACAGCAAGGGAAGGACTGTTGATTTCAAGAACACGCTACTTATTATGACATCAAATGTTGGAAGCAGTGTCATCGAGAAAGGTGGTCGTAGAATCGGATTTGACCTTGACTACGACGAGAAGGATAGCAGTTACAACCGTATTAAGAGCCTTGTGACCGAAGAACTCAAGCAGTACTTCAGGCCCGAGTTCTTGAACAGATTGGATGAAATGATCGTTTTCAGGCAGCTCACAAAGCTCGAGGTCAAGGAAATTGCCGATATTATGTTGAAGGAAGTGTTCGAGAGGTTGAAGAACAAGGAAATCGAGCTTCAAGTAACCGAGCGGTTCAGAGATAGGGTTGTGGAGGAAGGATACAATCCAAGTTACGGTGCTAGGCCTTTAAGAAGAGCCATTATGAGGCTTTTGGAGGACAGCATGGCCGAGAAAATGCTTGCAGGGGAAATCAAAGACGGTGATTCAGTTATCGTGGATGTCGATTCTGACGGAAATGTCATTGTTCTCAATGGTAGCAGTGGTGCACCTCCGGAAACTTTGCCAGAGCCTATTTCCGTTTAG